The proteins below come from a single Myxocyprinus asiaticus isolate MX2 ecotype Aquarium Trade chromosome 28, UBuf_Myxa_2, whole genome shotgun sequence genomic window:
- the LOC127419554 gene encoding 7SK snRNA methylphosphate capping enzyme-like — translation MLTAMSVQSEPTGNSGAGMHTHPDSTLQMPCPATIQDVVTTNTVLTELSGNHVTPQDGVGNAAAPTAEGPAQIKNGLQLRSETQQKLSKRRFSMNVGFKHPSLCKRRRRVNSECDPVLPTNFLMGGNIFDPLNLNSLMDEEVNQALNAETPKSSPLPAKNRDPVEILIPKDITDPLNLNSNSRKAVASMLIMPVKKRKHRYRHHGAATGGVAGQLDLSDVEKSKEGSVSGPLFPRVSSSVSAQGVPAEGAEPLAPQAVEEWPRPYELTTSINCRDEVVTLILPKRWSHPSSSSSATQPQHKAVSSASSAQPSKHRKRRRTNSRSERLSITPTLPTKHPNSEKAHSQMFHTPTVGGASGGLPSGAQRITQHQRRPQRKFQYGDYSHYYSYRTPALSVDPRLAVFRPEWFRGKKVLDVGCNTGRITLAIARHWSPNHILGVDIDDALVRTARQNLRHFLSELCGQQSDGTQPGESARQTEDAAVAGEGSEVRGRGELGLTPLMHLQLEWVQGLSRFPLSFTRCRGPIATPPIMPHVPGLFPSNVSFLKGNYVPDSDAAVMSQCEEYDVIMCLSLTKWVHLNFGDAGVQRLFQRIYRHLLPGGVLILEPQPWSSYARRKRLTEVTHRNYNSIRLKPDQFSSFLTADVGFSSYELIATPRSCPTGFQRPIYLFHKGPASNRK, via the exons ATGTTGACTGCGATGTCTGTGCAAAGTGAGCCAACGGGCAACAGCGGGGCAGGTATGCACACCCACCCTGACTCCACGCTACAGATGCCCTGCCCCGCCACCATCCAGGATGTGGTGACCACTAACACGGTGCTAACAGAACTATCTGGCAATCACGTGACCCCTCAAGATGGGGTCGGCAATGCTGCAGCTCCTACAGCTGAGGGACCCGCACAGATTAAAAATGGCCTGCAGTTACGAAGCGAGACGCAGCAGAAACTGAGTAAGCGGCGCTTCAGCATGAACGTGGGGTTCAAACATCCAAGTCTCTGTAAACGCAGACGACGCGTCAACTCTGAATGTGACCCTGTGCTGCCCACCAACTTCCTGATGGGCGGAAATATCTTCGATCCATTGAATCTCAACAGCCTGATGGACGAGGAGGTCAATCAGGCATTGAATGCAGAGACGCCCAAATCGTCGCCTCTTCCTGCCAAAAACAGAGACCCTGTCGAGATACTGATCCCGAAAGACATCACGGACCCTCTGAACTTAAACAGTAACAGCAGAAAAGCAGTGGCAAGCATGTTAATTATGCCCGTGAAGAAGCGAAAACATCGATACCGGCACCACGGAGCCGCTACTGGAGGCGTGGCCGGGCAGCTTGACCTTTCAGATGTAGAGAAGTCAAAGGAGGGGTCCGTTTCAGGGCCGCTGTTTCCTCGTGTTAGTTCGTCAGTGTCAGCACAAGGCGTACCTGCAGAGGGCGCTGAGCCACTGGCACCACAGGCCGTTGAGGAGTGGCCACGCCCCTATGAGCTCACCACGTCAATCAACTGCAGAGATGAAGTGGTCACGCTCATACTGCCAAAAAGATGGTCCCACCCCTCCTCATCTAGCTCCGCCACTCAACCCCAACACAAAGCGGTCAGCTCCGCCTCCTCTGCTCAGCCGTCCAAACACAGGAAGCGCAGACGAACCAACAGCCGTTCGGAACGCCTGTCAATCACTCCCACTCTGCCCACAAAGCATCCAAACAGTGAGAAAGCACACAGTCAAATGTTTCACACTCCTACTGTGGGAGGAGCCAGTGGAGGCCTTCCTTCGGGGGCGCAGAGGATCACACAACACCAACGTAGGCCGCAGCGCAAGTTCCAATACGGCGACTACAGCCATTACTACAGTTACCGTACACCGGCACTGAGCGTAGACCCGCGGTTGGCCGTCTTTAGACCGGAGTGGTTTCGCGGCAAAAAAGTTCTCGATGTCGGCTGCAACACGGGTCGCATCACCCTCGCCATTGCACGACACTGGAGCCCCAACCACATCCTGGGCGTGGACATTGATGACGCGCTGGTGCGCACGGCAAGACAGAACCTGCGTCACTTCCTGTCAGAGTTGTGTGGACAGCAGAGTGATGGAACACAGCCTGGTGAAAGCGCACGACAAACAGAGGATGCAGCAGTGGCGGGTGAAGGGTCAGAGGTCAGGGGCAGGGGTGAGCTGGGGTTAACACCTCTGATGCATCTGCAGTTGGAGTGGGTTCAAGGTTTGTCCAGGTTTCCTCTCTCGTTCACTCGCTGCAGGGGACCCATCGCAACACCTCCCATAATGCCTCACGTCCCCGGACTGTTCCCCTCCAACGTGTCCTTTCTGAAG GGTAACTATGTGCCGGACAGTGATGCGGCTGTGATGTCACAGTGTGAGGAGTATGATGTCATCATGTGTTTGAGTTTGACTAAGTGGGTTCATTTGAACTTTGGTGACGCTGGAGTTCAGAGACTGTTTCAGAGGATATACAGACACCTGTTACCTGGAGGAGTGCTCATACTGGAACCACAACCCTGGAGCTCATACGCCCGCCGCAAGAGACTCACG GAGGTGACGCACAGGAACTACAACAGTATTCGACTGAAGCCGGATCAGTTCAGCTCTTTCCTGACGGCTGATGTAGGTTTCAGCAGCTACGAGCTCATCGCAACACCGCGCAGCTGTCCTACAG gattTCAGAGGCCCATTTATCTGTTCCATAAAGGCCCTGCCTCCAACAGGAAATGA